GGAACAGATTGCTGACCATATTGGAATTATATCAGGTGGAGTTCTTGGATATGAAGGAGAGTTAAAAAGAGGAGAAGACTTAGAAAAATTATTTATGAATATTGCGGGAAAATATAGGAGGGAGAAGTAATTATGATTAAATACTTTATTTCAGAAAATATGAAGATAAAGCGTAAATTTGTAAAAAAATTAGTATGGATAGCTCCCACAATGGTAATTCTTCTTTCAGTTTTTTTAACAGCAACATATTTTCAAGTAGATATTTATAATTGGTGGTATACTTTTATTCTTCCAGGAGTTATTGCCATAGAGGGATGTTTTTTATATAAGATAGATGGGGATATGAAAAATAAATCAGTAATGGCTCTACCTGTAGATTTAAAAAAGGTGTGGATTTCTAAAATACTAGTGGCAGTAAAAAATATAGTTATTTCTTGTATGATTATTTTTATAGCAGGGCAGTTAAGTGTATTTGTTATTCCTATGAGAAGCGAATCTAACATTTCCATGTTAAGTGGGTTTGTGGGTATTCTAGTAATAATTATTACATCAGTTTGGCAAATTCCACTATACTTTTTTTTAGGAAGTAAGATAGGAGTATTTCCAAGTATCATATTAAGTTTAGCTACAAATATATTTTCTATGGTTATAGCTACAAAAAGATTTTGGATAGTTAATCCTTTTTCATATACATCTAGACTTATGTGTCCTATATTAAGACTTCTTCCAAATGGACTTTTGGCAGAAGAAGGTAGTAAAACATTCACACCAGAACTTTTAAATACATCATCGATACCATTTGGAATTGGAGTTTCTATAGTGTTATTTATAGCAATTACTTATTTAACAGCTAAATGGTATGAAAGACAGGAGGTAAAATAATGAAGATTTTACGCCTTATGAAAGCAGATTTTATAAAAATGAAACATACTTCATTTTACTGGATTCATATTTGTGTGCCCATTATAGGGATCCTTATATTCTTAGGGTACTATTCATTTTCAATTGCGGGAAGTATAGGTAAGGTAAATGGTTATTTAGATGGATTATCGTTAGTGTTTCCGGTTGTAATTGGAATTGTGTGTTCCATGGTAATAGAGCAAGAATTAAAGGCAGGAAAATTTAAAGAAATGTTATCGGTAGAATATGGAAAAGGGATATGCCTTTTAAGTAAGGTATTAGTTGTACTTGTTATGGGATTTTTTTCACTTAGTTTAGCTGTAGGTGGATTTTTTATTGGATTTGAATATATTTTAAGGCAAAATATACTCCCCTTTAAGTTTTATGCTGTTTTAACTTTATTAATATTTATGGCTCAGATATTTATATATTTATTTCATTTATGGTTAAGCATTAAGTTTGGAAGTGGAGCATCTATAGGCATGGGCATATTTGAAAGCTTGTTTTCAGCATTAATTATTACAGGACTTGGTGATGGAATATGGCAATGGATTCCTTGTGCATGGTCCATTAGATTTTGTAACAACTTTTTTATAAAGAAGGCTAATTCTATAGATATATTTAATAAGTTAGCTGATTTTAATACTGGACTGTCTATTAATGCAATAGGGTTTAGAAATTGTATTATTTATACTATTATT
This Clostridium novyi NT DNA region includes the following protein-coding sequences:
- a CDS encoding lantibiotic immunity ABC transporter MutE/EpiE family permease subunit, which encodes MIKYFISENMKIKRKFVKKLVWIAPTMVILLSVFLTATYFQVDIYNWWYTFILPGVIAIEGCFLYKIDGDMKNKSVMALPVDLKKVWISKILVAVKNIVISCMIIFIAGQLSVFVIPMRSESNISMLSGFVGILVIIITSVWQIPLYFFLGSKIGVFPSIILSLATNIFSMVIATKRFWIVNPFSYTSRLMCPILRLLPNGLLAEEGSKTFTPELLNTSSIPFGIGVSIVLFIAITYLTAKWYERQEVK
- a CDS encoding lantibiotic immunity ABC transporter MutG family permease subunit, whose protein sequence is MKILRLMKADFIKMKHTSFYWIHICVPIIGILIFLGYYSFSIAGSIGKVNGYLDGLSLVFPVVIGIVCSMVIEQELKAGKFKEMLSVEYGKGICLLSKVLVVLVMGFFSLSLAVGGFFIGFEYILRQNILPFKFYAVLTLLIFMAQIFIYLFHLWLSIKFGSGASIGMGIFESLFSALIITGLGDGIWQWIPCAWSIRFCNNFFIKKANSIDIFNKLADFNTGLSINAIGFRNCIIYTIILGILFGIWFNFFEGRKSE